From a single Calothrix sp. NIES-2098 genomic region:
- a CDS encoding ATP-dependent RNA helicase, with protein sequence MNLSFQELGISQERVEHLEKIGFTTPTNIQSQAIPQLLAGRDVVGQSQTGTGKTAAFSLPILERLDISQRAVQALVLTPTRELAMQVHDAITQFIGDSGLRVLAIYGGQSIDRQILQLRRGVHIVVGTPGRVIDLLDRGSLKLDQVKWFVLDEADEMLSMGFIDDVIKILSQAPEDRQTALFSATMPLSIRQLVNKFLRSPVTVTVEQPKAAPTKINQVAYLIPRHWTKAKALQPILEMEDPESALIFVRTRRTAAELTSQLQAAGHSVDEYHGDLSQQARERLLSRFRNRQVRWVVATDIAARGLDVDQLSHVINYDLPDSVETYVHRIGRTGRAGKEGTAISLVQPFERRKQQIFERHNRQSWQLLSIPTRAQIEARHINKLQEQVREALAGERLASFLPIVSELTEKYDAQAIAAAALQIAYDQTRPAWLSSDIEIPQEENVPTPKPKLVKRRDAGERTRSSWSKSDNNIGDEERRGTPKPKLRTGRRDASIAPVNHKLGSSSARESAS encoded by the coding sequence ATGAATCTTTCGTTTCAAGAACTAGGCATTTCACAAGAACGTGTTGAGCATCTGGAAAAAATTGGTTTCACTACACCAACTAATATTCAAAGCCAAGCAATTCCCCAACTGCTAGCAGGTCGTGATGTAGTCGGTCAATCCCAAACCGGAACTGGGAAAACCGCAGCCTTTTCTTTACCAATTCTAGAACGGCTAGATATTAGTCAAAGAGCCGTGCAAGCACTGGTTTTGACTCCTACCCGTGAGTTAGCCATGCAAGTTCATGATGCTATTACCCAATTTATCGGCGACAGCGGATTACGGGTGTTAGCAATTTACGGCGGTCAATCAATCGATCGCCAAATTTTACAACTTAGACGCGGCGTACATATAGTTGTGGGTACGCCAGGACGAGTAATTGACTTGCTAGATAGAGGTAGTCTCAAACTCGATCAAGTTAAATGGTTTGTCTTGGATGAAGCCGATGAAATGTTAAGCATGGGCTTTATCGATGATGTGATCAAAATTCTTTCCCAAGCACCCGAAGATCGGCAAACAGCTTTATTCTCTGCTACCATGCCGCTATCAATTCGGCAATTGGTGAATAAGTTTTTGCGATCGCCTGTGACTGTCACCGTCGAACAGCCAAAAGCTGCGCCGACAAAAATTAATCAGGTAGCTTATCTCATTCCCCGCCACTGGACAAAAGCCAAAGCGCTACAACCAATTCTGGAAATGGAAGATCCAGAATCAGCTTTGATATTTGTCCGTACCAGACGTACTGCTGCTGAACTCACCAGCCAACTGCAAGCAGCCGGACATAGTGTTGATGAATATCACGGTGACTTATCGCAACAAGCCAGAGAACGCTTGTTAAGCCGCTTCCGCAATCGTCAGGTGCGCTGGGTAGTAGCCACTGATATTGCTGCACGAGGATTAGATGTAGATCAACTATCACACGTGATCAACTACGACTTACCTGATAGCGTAGAAACCTACGTCCACCGCATTGGTCGTACTGGTCGGGCTGGTAAGGAAGGAACGGCAATTTCACTAGTCCAACCATTTGAGCGCCGCAAGCAGCAGATATTTGAACGTCATAACCGCCAAAGTTGGCAATTGCTCTCAATTCCCACCAGGGCACAAATTGAAGCTCGGCACATCAATAAATTGCAAGAGCAAGTGAGAGAAGCTTTAGCAGGCGAACGTTTAGCTTCATTTTTACCGATAGTCAGCGAACTGACCGAAAAATATGATGCTCAAGCGATCGCAGCTGCAGCACTGCAAATCGCTTACGATCAAACTCGTCCCGCTTGGTTAAGTTCAGACATTGAAATTCCCCAAGAGGAAAATGTCCCCACTCCCAAACCCAAACTCGTTAAGCGTCGTGATGCTGGAGAACGTACCCGTTCTTCTTGGAGCAAATCAGACAACAACATTGGGGATGAGGAAAGACGCGGTACTCCTAAGCCAAAATTGCGCACAGGTCGTCGTGATGCTTCCATTGCGCCTGTTAATCACAAGCTAGGTTCATCTTCAGCTAGAGAATCTGCTTCCTAA
- a CDS encoding vitamin K epoxide reductase produces MIRRRSTPWIHKWSRPLIAAIAGLGALTTGYLTIEKLTGGSAACVAQAGVRGCNDVLSSPWATVFGQPLALFGFLAYTGMLIFALTPLALKSGENNNRKQIENLTWWLLLVGAIAMSIFSGYLMYLLATQIKAVCPYCIASAFFSVSLLVLTIIGRTWEDVGQIFFTAIIVGMITLIGTLAVFSNANQLSTTPEPTSGKPVQISFTPKENPNPAFGWEITTTSGEAEIALANHLVKIGAKEYVAYWCPHCHEQKLIFGKEAYKIINDNIKVECAPDGLKAQPDLCKAAKIEGFPTWIINGKSYSGVQNLEELAKVSNYTGSRNFKYFK; encoded by the coding sequence ATGATTCGCCGCCGTTCTACTCCTTGGATTCACAAATGGTCGCGGCCATTGATTGCCGCGATCGCCGGGCTTGGTGCCTTAACAACAGGTTATCTCACTATCGAAAAGTTAACCGGAGGTAGTGCAGCTTGTGTAGCACAAGCTGGTGTCAGAGGTTGTAACGATGTACTTTCCAGCCCTTGGGCAACGGTGTTTGGTCAGCCATTGGCTTTATTTGGGTTTTTGGCTTACACCGGGATGCTGATATTTGCTTTGACTCCCTTAGCATTAAAATCTGGGGAAAACAATAACCGCAAACAAATAGAAAACTTGACTTGGTGGCTGCTTTTAGTAGGGGCGATCGCTATGTCCATCTTTAGCGGCTACTTAATGTATTTGTTGGCAACGCAAATTAAAGCTGTTTGTCCTTACTGTATTGCCTCAGCTTTTTTCTCTGTCAGTCTTTTGGTACTGACGATTATCGGACGTACTTGGGAAGATGTGGGGCAGATTTTCTTTACTGCCATTATTGTGGGGATGATTACCTTGATTGGCACTTTAGCAGTCTTTAGTAATGCCAATCAATTAAGCACTACACCTGAACCAACTTCTGGTAAACCAGTACAAATCAGCTTTACTCCTAAAGAAAATCCTAACCCAGCATTTGGTTGGGAAATCACTACTACATCTGGGGAGGCGGAAATAGCCTTAGCAAATCATCTTGTCAAAATAGGTGCTAAGGAATATGTTGCTTATTGGTGTCCACACTGCCACGAACAGAAGTTGATATTTGGTAAAGAAGCTTACAAGATTATTAACGATAATATTAAGGTTGAGTGCGCTCCTGATGGATTAAAGGCTCAACCAGATCTGTGTAAAGCTGCCAAAATAGAAGGTTTCCCCACTTGGATAATTAACGGGAAAAGCTATAGCGGAGTTCAAAATTTAGAAGAACTAGCTAAAGTTTCTAATTATACAGGTTCTCGGAACTTCAAATATTTCAAGTAA
- a CDS encoding diguanylate cyclase with PAS/PAC and Chase2 sensors, producing MSKQLGKRLVRFISGLKKPLGRGHRELITASSVAVCILLIRSIGLFQSLELAALDQLFRLRPHELPEERITIVAIDEASLRQVGSWPIPDDAIAQLLQKLNAYQPRAIGLDIYRDLPVEPGYENLVKAYKSIPNLIGIEQLANNKNASVLPPPVLNQLDRVGFNNVLYDPDGKIRRSLLYWHIDNKAHESFALKLALLYLKSYGITPQTAANNSDYLQLGQAVFTRFEGNDGAYVRADDRGYQILSNFPKPSCPTSSAAPCSYRQVAMRDVLADRVSKEWFSDRIVLIGSTAPSLQDFVFIPQSSRLMGTAQPIAGIELQAHFINELIAAALEGRPLLQVWPKLLEYLWIFGWSYLGATTAWRIRQPTKLSVSIILFCLLLALVCYIAFLSGWWIPLIPPLLTFGISAVWTTNYLASMQEELKRSKEFLHQVINTIPDPIFVKNEQHQWIVLNEAYCRLIGYANQLLIEKSDYDFFPRHEADVFRQQDEKVFQTQQTQESEEEFTDAYGSTHLISTKRSLHKDAAGNYFLVGVIRDITQRKQMEEELKRTAAELYRSNTELKRKEDHLRYLAYHDPLTGLSNRKFFNEKLLESLDWAQDNNLLLGLLFIDLDGFKQVNDTLGHEIGDRLLVTVGQRLSNCLRGSDTVSRLGGDEFTVILRAIPNVQVAAKVAEKILSTITEPIVLDGYTTKVSASIGISIYPLNSRDSETLIKQADTAMYRAKNLGKNRYEFA from the coding sequence ATGAGTAAGCAGCTAGGCAAGCGTCTTGTAAGGTTCATATCTGGACTCAAAAAACCGCTTGGTCGAGGTCACAGGGAATTAATTACCGCCTCCAGCGTTGCAGTCTGCATTTTGCTTATACGCTCTATTGGATTATTCCAATCTTTAGAATTAGCAGCTTTAGATCAATTGTTTCGCTTACGTCCACACGAACTACCAGAAGAGCGCATTACTATTGTAGCGATTGATGAAGCTTCTTTACGCCAAGTAGGTTCTTGGCCGATTCCAGATGATGCGATCGCCCAGTTATTACAAAAATTAAACGCTTATCAACCTCGCGCTATTGGTTTAGATATTTACCGGGATTTACCAGTAGAGCCTGGTTATGAAAATTTGGTGAAGGCTTATAAGTCAATACCAAACTTGATAGGAATTGAACAACTGGCAAATAATAAAAATGCTAGTGTTTTACCTCCACCAGTGCTAAATCAACTCGATCGAGTTGGTTTTAACAATGTTTTATATGACCCTGATGGCAAAATCCGTCGTAGCTTGTTGTATTGGCATATTGATAATAAAGCACACGAAAGCTTTGCCTTGAAGCTGGCTTTATTGTATTTGAAATCATACGGAATTACTCCTCAAACCGCAGCCAATAACTCTGATTACTTGCAGTTGGGTCAGGCAGTGTTTACTAGATTTGAGGGTAATGATGGTGCTTATGTTAGGGCCGACGATCGAGGCTACCAAATTTTATCCAACTTTCCCAAACCCAGTTGTCCTACTTCATCCGCAGCACCTTGTAGTTATCGCCAAGTAGCGATGAGGGATGTGCTAGCAGACAGAGTATCAAAAGAATGGTTCAGCGATCGCATTGTACTGATTGGTTCTACTGCACCTAGCTTGCAAGATTTTGTTTTCATCCCGCAATCTAGCAGGTTGATGGGTACAGCACAACCTATCGCGGGAATTGAACTGCAAGCTCACTTTATCAATGAATTGATTGCTGCTGCGTTAGAAGGACGACCTTTACTGCAAGTCTGGCCAAAGCTATTAGAATACTTATGGATTTTTGGCTGGTCTTATTTGGGAGCCACAACAGCATGGCGCATCCGCCAACCAACAAAGTTATCTGTTAGTATTATCCTCTTTTGCTTGTTGTTAGCTCTGGTTTGCTATATTGCTTTTTTGTCTGGTTGGTGGATTCCTTTGATTCCACCACTACTTACGTTTGGTATTTCGGCTGTTTGGACTACCAATTATCTTGCCTCAATGCAAGAAGAGTTAAAACGCTCCAAAGAGTTTTTACATCAAGTTATTAATACAATTCCCGATCCTATTTTTGTCAAAAACGAACAACATCAGTGGATTGTGTTAAATGAAGCTTATTGCCGATTGATTGGTTATGCCAATCAGTTGTTAATTGAAAAGTCAGACTATGACTTTTTTCCTAGACATGAAGCTGATGTATTTCGCCAGCAAGATGAGAAGGTTTTCCAGACTCAGCAAACTCAGGAAAGTGAAGAAGAATTTACCGATGCTTATGGTTCGACTCATTTAATTTCTACTAAGCGATCGCTTCATAAAGATGCTGCGGGTAATTACTTTTTAGTTGGGGTGATTCGAGATATTACGCAGCGCAAGCAAATGGAAGAAGAACTTAAGCGTACTGCTGCCGAACTTTACCGTTCTAACACCGAATTAAAACGTAAAGAAGACCACTTGCGTTATCTGGCATATCACGACCCTCTAACTGGCTTATCAAATCGTAAATTTTTCAACGAAAAACTTCTTGAATCTTTAGACTGGGCGCAGGATAACAATTTATTATTAGGATTATTATTTATCGATCTAGATGGGTTTAAACAAGTAAATGATACTTTGGGGCATGAAATTGGCGATCGCCTTTTGGTAACAGTGGGACAAAGACTGAGTAATTGCTTACGCGGTAGCGATACAGTTTCTCGCTTAGGCGGCGATGAATTTACAGTAATCCTACGGGCAATTCCCAACGTCCAAGTAGCTGCTAAAGTCGCCGAAAAAATTCTCAGTACTATTACCGAACCGATTGTTTTAGATGGGTATACTACTAAAGTCTCTGCTAGTATTGGGATCAGTATCTACCCTCTTAACAGCCGCGATAGTGAAACTTTGATTAAACAGGCAGATACTGCTATGTACCGTGCTAAAAACTTGGGTAAAAATCGCTATGAGTTCGCTTAA
- a CDS encoding PUCC protein: protein MASSEAFDSASNSSAVPRVNLLTMFRLGLFQMGLSMMSILTLGVLNRVMIQEIAIPATLVSLVLALPAFVAPSRIWFGQISDAKPMWGYHRTAYVWVGAAIFAIASFLSVQIMWQLDLAAQKTGAWVWTTQTIGWTALLSLVFAIYGLALCASGTAFAALLVDVSEEDNRSKVVGVVWSMLMVGIIVGAIISSSLLKQLTPGANLETLQAAVNRLFMIVPAIVFGLAIAATLGVEKKYSLYTKRSQVVNREDSITLSKAWEILTASPQTGLFFTFLFVMTISLFMQDPIVEPYAGQVFKMPLAESTKLNVFYGTGLLIAYAVSGFAIVPRLGKRRTARLGCILVAFASLLLGISGFSANPAFLKLGLVLFGLATGVLTTAAVSLMLDLTAAEAAGTFIGAWGLAQSISRGLAVVIGGAVLDTGKKLLPSLELAYGLVFVLEAIGILVSIWFLNRVNVTEFQTNTKQAIASVLESDLD from the coding sequence ATGGCAAGCAGTGAAGCATTTGATTCCGCAAGTAACTCCTCAGCTGTGCCAAGGGTCAATCTGCTGACCATGTTTAGGCTAGGCTTATTTCAAATGGGGTTGAGTATGATGTCTATCTTGACTCTGGGGGTACTTAACAGAGTCATGATTCAGGAAATAGCAATTCCAGCAACCTTAGTGTCATTAGTGCTGGCGCTACCAGCATTTGTTGCGCCTTCGCGTATTTGGTTTGGTCAAATATCAGATGCCAAGCCCATGTGGGGTTATCATCGGACAGCTTATGTTTGGGTAGGAGCAGCAATATTTGCGATCGCATCCTTTTTATCTGTACAAATAATGTGGCAGCTAGATTTAGCCGCCCAGAAGACAGGTGCTTGGGTATGGACAACGCAAACAATCGGCTGGACTGCGCTTCTATCTTTAGTTTTTGCTATCTACGGTTTAGCCCTTTGTGCCAGTGGTACCGCTTTTGCTGCTTTGTTGGTGGATGTATCGGAAGAAGATAACCGTTCCAAAGTCGTTGGTGTTGTCTGGTCGATGCTGATGGTAGGGATTATTGTTGGGGCGATTATTAGCTCTAGCTTACTCAAGCAATTAACGCCAGGAGCCAATCTAGAAACTTTGCAGGCCGCAGTCAATAGACTATTTATGATTGTGCCAGCTATTGTATTCGGACTAGCGATCGCCGCGACTTTAGGTGTAGAAAAAAAATATTCCCTATACACAAAACGTTCTCAAGTAGTTAATCGCGAAGACAGCATTACCTTATCGAAAGCATGGGAAATTCTCACAGCTAGTCCGCAAACAGGCTTGTTTTTCACATTTTTATTTGTGATGACCATCAGCTTGTTTATGCAAGATCCAATTGTGGAACCCTATGCAGGTCAAGTTTTTAAGATGCCTTTAGCTGAAAGCACCAAGCTAAATGTTTTTTATGGCACAGGTCTTCTGATTGCCTACGCAGTCAGTGGCTTTGCGATTGTGCCCCGCTTAGGTAAGCGCAGAACTGCACGCTTGGGCTGCATTTTAGTAGCATTTGCTTCCTTACTTCTAGGAATATCAGGATTTTCCGCTAATCCAGCCTTTCTCAAACTTGGTTTAGTTTTGTTTGGTTTAGCTACAGGTGTCTTAACTACAGCCGCAGTTAGCTTAATGCTAGATTTGACCGCTGCGGAAGCCGCAGGTACATTTATTGGTGCATGGGGACTAGCACAATCTATCTCTAGAGGTTTGGCTGTCGTCATTGGTGGTGCTGTCTTAGATACAGGTAAAAAGCTACTACCTAGCCTAGAATTAGCCTATGGACTAGTATTTGTCTTAGAAGCTATAGGAATATTGGTATCAATTTGGTTCCTTAACCGCGTCAACGTTACAGAATTTCAAACTAATACCAAACAAGCGATCGCTTCTGTCTTAGAAAGCGATCTAGACTAA
- a CDS encoding aldo/keto reductase produces the protein MFTNVETVTLGKNGPVVTPLCLGTWAWGDKLFWNYGDGYGPEQVKEAFTAALEAGVTFFDTAEVYGLGTSETLLGQFLQQTQQPVQIATKFGPLPWRFTGQSVADALTESLKRLQLERIDLYQVHWPFTFFLSQETLMNALADEVQRGRIGAIGVSNYSAAQMREAQQILAARGVPLAVNQVRYSLLSRQIESQGILSTARDLGVTILAYSPLAQGLLTGKYTANSSETPTGARKLDPRFSKEGLQKITPVISLLQQFGEKYDRTPAQVALNWLIAQGNVIPIAGVKTAQQVKQNAGALGWRLSDDEISELEQVSRPWL, from the coding sequence ATGTTTACAAACGTGGAAACCGTCACTTTGGGGAAAAATGGCCCAGTTGTTACACCCCTTTGTCTAGGAACTTGGGCATGGGGTGATAAACTATTTTGGAATTATGGCGATGGCTACGGCCCAGAACAGGTAAAAGAAGCCTTCACAGCCGCACTAGAGGCTGGTGTTACTTTCTTTGATACAGCAGAAGTTTACGGACTGGGAACCAGCGAAACTCTTCTGGGGCAATTTTTACAGCAAACTCAACAACCTGTGCAAATTGCGACAAAATTTGGGCCTCTACCTTGGCGCTTTACAGGTCAATCAGTTGCCGATGCTTTAACAGAAAGTCTCAAGCGTTTACAATTAGAGCGAATTGATCTATATCAAGTCCATTGGCCTTTTACCTTCTTTTTGAGCCAAGAAACACTGATGAATGCTCTAGCAGATGAAGTGCAGCGGGGTAGAATTGGCGCAATAGGTGTCAGTAATTACTCAGCAGCACAGATGCGAGAAGCGCAGCAAATTTTGGCGGCTAGGGGAGTACCTTTGGCAGTAAACCAGGTACGCTACTCTTTGCTATCTCGCCAAATTGAAAGCCAAGGCATTCTGTCTACGGCTCGTGATTTAGGTGTAACAATTTTGGCATATAGCCCTTTAGCTCAGGGATTACTTACAGGTAAATACACGGCTAATAGTAGCGAAACTCCCACTGGTGCGAGAAAACTAGACCCAAGATTTAGTAAAGAAGGGCTACAAAAAATTACACCCGTAATATCTTTGCTACAGCAATTTGGCGAGAAATACGATCGCACTCCTGCCCAAGTTGCTCTTAATTGGTTAATTGCTCAAGGTAACGTCATTCCGATTGCTGGGGTGAAAACTGCTCAACAAGTCAAACAAAATGCTGGCGCTTTGGGCTGGAGATTAAGCGATGATGAAATTAGCGAGTTAGAACAAGTTAGTCGCCCTTGGTTGTAA
- a CDS encoding MiaB-like tRNA modifying enzyme YliG translates to MRTATGNATLPLEYCPRMGADKTEPIQRCLCLKKRKNGKFWQNMGDKPTIAISHLGCEKNRIDTEHMLGLLVKAGYGVDSNEELADYVIVNTCSFIEAAREESVKTLVELAEANKKIVIAGCMAQHFQEQLLAELPEAVAVVGTGDYHKIVNVIERVEQGERVKQVSIEPTYIADETTPRYRTTTEGVAYLRVAEGCDYRCAFCIIPHLRGNQRSRTIESIVTEAKQLATQGVQEIILISQITTNYGLDIYGKPKLGELLRALGEVDVPWIRMHYAYPTGLTDDVIAAIQEIPNVLPYLDLPLQHSHPEILRAMNRPWQGRVNDGIIERIKMALPSAVLRTTFIVGFPGETDEHFEHLLQFVRRHEFDHVGAFTFSPEEETPAYKLPNQLPQELMDERRNRLMELQQPIAWQKNQQEVGKIVDVLIEQENPETGELIGRSARFAPEIDGQVYVAGKAKLGTIVPVEIQSADTYDLYGQIVNN, encoded by the coding sequence TTGCGGACAGCGACGGGCAATGCTACTCTTCCACTTGAGTACTGTCCGCGTATGGGTGCAGATAAAACAGAGCCAATTCAGCGCTGTTTGTGTTTGAAGAAAAGAAAAAACGGAAAATTTTGGCAAAATATGGGTGACAAGCCAACGATTGCAATTTCTCACCTGGGCTGCGAGAAAAACCGAATTGATACAGAGCATATGCTAGGACTGCTTGTAAAAGCAGGCTATGGCGTAGATAGTAATGAAGAGTTAGCAGATTACGTTATTGTCAATACCTGTAGTTTTATTGAAGCAGCCAGAGAAGAATCTGTTAAAACTTTGGTAGAGTTGGCAGAGGCTAATAAAAAAATCGTGATCGCTGGCTGTATGGCGCAGCACTTCCAAGAGCAATTATTGGCAGAGTTGCCCGAAGCAGTGGCCGTAGTAGGTACAGGTGATTATCACAAAATTGTAAATGTAATTGAGCGGGTAGAACAAGGAGAACGGGTCAAGCAGGTTAGTATTGAACCAACCTATATTGCCGATGAAACTACACCGCGCTACCGCACTACAACCGAAGGCGTAGCTTATCTGCGGGTGGCCGAAGGATGTGATTATCGTTGTGCGTTTTGTATTATTCCTCATCTGCGAGGAAACCAGCGATCGCGTACTATTGAATCGATTGTCACTGAAGCCAAGCAGTTAGCAACTCAAGGGGTACAAGAAATTATTCTGATTTCCCAAATCACCACTAATTATGGTTTGGATATTTACGGTAAGCCAAAGCTAGGCGAATTACTCCGCGCTTTGGGAGAAGTAGATGTACCGTGGATCAGGATGCACTACGCTTATCCCACCGGACTGACAGATGATGTGATAGCAGCTATTCAAGAAATACCCAATGTCCTTCCCTATTTAGATTTGCCTTTACAACATTCTCATCCGGAAATTCTCCGCGCCATGAACCGTCCCTGGCAAGGACGGGTAAATGATGGAATTATTGAGCGCATCAAGATGGCGCTACCATCGGCGGTGCTGAGAACAACATTTATTGTTGGTTTTCCTGGAGAGACCGATGAGCATTTTGAACATCTACTACAGTTTGTTCGGCGGCACGAATTCGATCATGTGGGCGCGTTCACCTTTTCCCCGGAAGAGGAAACTCCAGCCTACAAGTTACCAAATCAGTTGCCTCAAGAATTAATGGATGAGCGCCGGAACCGCCTCATGGAACTCCAACAACCAATTGCTTGGCAAAAAAATCAACAGGAAGTCGGCAAAATTGTTGATGTCCTGATCGAGCAAGAAAATCCTGAAACTGGAGAATTAATTGGTCGTTCGGCGAGATTTGCCCCAGAAATTGATGGGCAGGTCTATGTGGCTGGCAAGGCAAAATTAGGAACAATCGTGCCAGTAGAAATCCAAAGTGCTGATACGTATGACCTCTACGGTCAAATTGTCAATAACTAA
- a CDS encoding Crp/Fnr family transcriptional regulator — protein sequence MNLELFFQRTEVLHKRLADLYQTATVLPWVPSEMLPQAFEELHNSSKTLQLAVEELYQQNEELIRTQNFLETECQRYQELFDLAPDAYLVTNASGTIHEANQMAAKLLNVSKQFLVGKPITNFVPIEERQQIRTEINRLSESDLDTELLVHLQQRHGDTFNAGLTVAAVRNQQGQVISLRWLVRKITERQQWESPETKSVSSVIRDRRIYKYSKGDNISLNPLQILYVCRGWVKLSTFCETGEEVLIGLVGAGMIFGSNMTSLKIYQAIALSDVEIVSIHVSEIAASPSISHNFLPKINQRLQQTESLLAISGKRQVQERLHYLLEFLKQEIGEPVPGGTRLSARLTHEDIASACCANRVTITRFLSKLKQQGLISFDAQKHMVLKNVN from the coding sequence ATGAATCTGGAGCTGTTTTTCCAACGCACAGAAGTGTTGCACAAACGTTTAGCAGATTTATATCAAACTGCTACTGTCTTACCTTGGGTACCCTCAGAAATGCTACCTCAAGCTTTTGAGGAACTCCATAACAGTTCAAAAACTTTGCAATTAGCGGTAGAGGAACTATATCAGCAAAATGAGGAATTAATACGAACACAAAATTTTTTAGAAACCGAATGCCAACGCTATCAGGAGTTATTTGATTTAGCACCAGATGCATATTTAGTTACTAATGCATCAGGGACAATCCACGAAGCTAACCAAATGGCAGCTAAGTTACTTAATGTTTCTAAACAATTCTTAGTAGGTAAACCAATTACCAACTTTGTCCCCATCGAAGAACGTCAGCAAATTCGTACAGAAATCAACCGATTATCTGAATCAGATCTAGACACTGAATTATTAGTACACTTGCAGCAACGTCATGGCGATACTTTTAATGCTGGTTTAACAGTAGCGGCTGTCCGCAATCAACAAGGTCAGGTAATATCTTTGCGGTGGTTAGTACGCAAGATCACTGAACGCCAGCAATGGGAATCGCCAGAAACTAAGAGCGTCAGCAGCGTTATTCGCGATCGCCGCATCTATAAATATTCTAAAGGAGACAATATTTCTCTCAATCCGCTACAAATTTTATATGTTTGTCGGGGTTGGGTAAAACTCAGTACTTTCTGTGAAACAGGTGAAGAAGTGCTGATCGGTTTGGTAGGAGCAGGGATGATTTTTGGCTCCAATATGACATCTTTGAAGATTTATCAAGCAATAGCTCTATCCGATGTGGAAATAGTATCAATTCACGTGTCAGAGATAGCTGCTTCTCCTAGCATTAGCCATAACTTTCTACCAAAAATCAATCAACGGTTACAGCAAACAGAATCCTTGTTAGCAATTTCCGGCAAGCGTCAAGTACAAGAACGCTTGCATTATCTTTTGGAATTTCTCAAACAAGAAATTGGTGAACCTGTACCAGGGGGAACGCGTCTAAGCGCGCGTTTGACTCATGAAGATATTGCTAGCGCTTGCTGTGCAAATCGAGTCACAATTACACGTTTTCTGAGCAAATTAAAACAACAAGGTTTAATTAGTTTTGATGCTCAAAAGCACATGGTTTTGAAAAATGTTAATTAA
- a CDS encoding photosystem I assembly BtpA translates to MDSAKRIKDVDLDQLFKTRTPIIGVVHLLPLPTSPRWGGNLKTVIDRAEQEATALASGGVDGIIVENFFDAPFTKNQVDPAVVSAMTVIVQRIQNMVTLPVGLNVLRNDAKSAMAIASCVRAQFIRVNVLTGVMATDQGLIEGEAHQLLRYRRELGTDVKILADVLVKHARPLSSPNLTVAVKDTIERGLADAVILSGWATGSPPNIEDLELACGAANGTPVFIGSGANWENIATLMQAADGVIVSSSLKRHGRIEQPIDPIRVSQFVEAARRSWNSKGETKSISSVTIRS, encoded by the coding sequence GTGGACTCCGCGAAGCGGATTAAAGACGTGGACTTAGATCAGCTATTTAAAACTCGAACACCGATTATTGGAGTGGTTCACCTATTACCACTGCCAACCTCACCCCGCTGGGGAGGCAACCTGAAGACAGTAATTGACCGCGCCGAACAAGAAGCAACAGCCCTGGCAAGTGGTGGAGTAGACGGGATCATTGTAGAAAATTTTTTCGATGCGCCGTTTACCAAAAACCAGGTCGATCCAGCGGTTGTGAGTGCCATGACTGTGATCGTGCAACGAATACAGAATATGGTGACATTGCCTGTAGGTTTGAATGTTTTGCGGAATGATGCCAAAAGTGCAATGGCGATCGCCAGTTGCGTGCGGGCGCAATTTATTCGCGTCAACGTCCTCACAGGAGTAATGGCAACCGATCAAGGATTGATTGAGGGAGAAGCCCATCAATTACTCCGCTATCGGCGGGAATTAGGCACTGATGTGAAAATTCTTGCCGATGTTTTGGTCAAGCACGCTCGCCCTTTAAGTTCCCCCAATCTCACGGTTGCTGTCAAAGATACAATCGAAAGGGGATTAGCAGATGCAGTAATTTTGTCAGGCTGGGCTACTGGTAGTCCGCCTAACATAGAAGATTTGGAACTGGCTTGTGGCGCAGCCAATGGCACGCCAGTATTCATAGGCAGTGGAGCTAATTGGGAAAATATAGCTACACTAATGCAGGCAGCAGATGGTGTAATTGTTTCCAGTTCCCTAAAACGCCACGGTCGGATTGAGCAACCAATTGACCCAATTCGTGTCAGTCAATTTGTCGAAGCCGCACGTCGGAGTTGGAACTCTAAGGGTGAAACTAAATCAATTTCCTCGGTAACTATACGATCATAG